One Candidatus Cloacimonadota bacterium genomic window carries:
- a CDS encoding sigma-54 dependent transcriptional regulator produces MDRARILLADDDSVFCRLVGDLLRQNGYEVALALDTLGARQALQQSGFDIMMLDLCFPALMDGFNLLDEVREKYPRMTILMISGSGHIPDVVRAIRQGATDFIEKPVEPEHLLLRIANLNNKILQERQLRHLEQAAIGMVGVSAQMEKVFTAISAAAKFDTPVLVTGETGVGKELAVRAIHRLGKFGTRELVSINCASVPRELFEAELFGYEKGAFTGAVSAFKGYFEFAQNTSLFLDEVGELPAGVQAKLLRVLSEGEIQRIGGKVGSSNARILSASNQDLQDAIRAGTFREDLFYRLNAIHIHIPPLRQRICDIAPLARHFVADFCRRNQQAPKEISRRALDWMGEQKWEGNVRELRSCVERAVIFASGDVLNPEDLVAQPDELEAAELYQSSLREHLRQCEARIISQYLRANDYNVTRAAKQLGMDKSNLSKRIHTLGLDLHA; encoded by the coding sequence ATGGATAGGGCCAGGATCCTGCTGGCGGATGACGATTCCGTCTTTTGCCGGCTGGTGGGTGATCTTCTGCGCCAAAATGGCTACGAGGTCGCCCTCGCCCTCGATACCCTGGGGGCGCGCCAGGCCTTGCAGCAAAGCGGTTTCGACATCATGATGCTCGACCTCTGTTTTCCCGCGCTCATGGATGGTTTCAACCTGCTGGACGAGGTGCGGGAAAAATATCCCCGCATGACCATTCTGATGATCTCAGGATCCGGCCACATCCCTGATGTGGTGCGCGCCATCAGGCAGGGTGCCACGGATTTCATCGAAAAGCCCGTCGAGCCGGAACATCTGCTGCTGCGGATCGCCAATCTGAACAACAAGATATTGCAGGAAAGGCAATTGCGCCACCTGGAACAGGCCGCCATCGGCATGGTGGGGGTTTCCGCCCAAATGGAAAAGGTCTTTACCGCCATCAGCGCCGCGGCCAAATTTGACACCCCCGTCCTCGTTACCGGCGAAACCGGCGTGGGCAAGGAACTGGCCGTGCGCGCCATTCACCGCCTGGGCAAGTTTGGCACCCGCGAACTGGTAAGCATCAATTGCGCCTCTGTGCCGCGGGAACTCTTTGAAGCGGAGCTCTTTGGCTATGAAAAAGGCGCTTTCACCGGCGCTGTTTCAGCATTCAAAGGTTATTTTGAATTTGCCCAAAACACCTCCCTCTTCCTGGATGAGGTGGGGGAATTGCCCGCCGGAGTGCAGGCCAAACTGCTCCGCGTCCTTTCCGAAGGCGAGATCCAAAGGATAGGCGGCAAGGTGGGAAGCTCCAACGCCCGCATCCTCAGTGCCTCCAACCAGGACCTGCAGGACGCCATCCGCGCCGGAACGTTCCGCGAAGACCTCTTTTATCGCCTCAATGCCATCCACATCCACATCCCGCCCCTGCGCCAGCGGATCTGCGACATCGCGCCCCTGGCCAGGCATTTCGTGGCTGATTTTTGCCGGCGCAACCAACAGGCCCCCAAAGAGATATCGCGCCGGGCGCTGGACTGGATGGGCGAACAGAAATGGGAGGGAAACGTGCGCGAGCTCCGCAGCTGTGTGGAGCGCGCCGTGATCTTTGCCTCAGGCGATGTTTTAAACCCGGAAGATCTTGTGGCGCAGCCGGATGAGCTGGAGGCGGCCGAGCTCTACCAGAGTTCCCTGCGCGAACACCTGAGGCAGTGCGAAGCCCGCATCATCAGCCAATACCTGCGGGCCAACGACTACAACGTAACCCGGGCGGCGAAACAATTGGGCATGGACAAATCCAACCTCAGCAAGAGGATACACACCCTGGGTCTGGACCTGCACGCCTGA
- a CDS encoding phosphatase PAP2 family protein has protein sequence MPARPRQNKIPQPVRSVPGPRPLLSAIDKITLAYCAWIVIYMTFGIFLGRASQPGIHLPRHLLIAGLVVLLAWTESRMELSAKPMLLKALRFFHGIYPVVLFTYFYSSLHSVSLIIFPEWLDPWFMDLDSRIWGYLPSLEWGRRYSQPFFQELFHFAYFCYYPMIGGLPLYLYLKNRPAFRELIFNLTFVFYACYVFYSLFPVVGGRFHTESYQLSQSFRGGLFTHIMAFIYNRSSHWGGAFPSSHVAIAVVLTIAALKFTRRWGYVFAVVSVFLSVATVYCHYHWFVDAVAGLFTGILGYFAANWTRHQLEVDQVS, from the coding sequence ATGCCCGCCAGGCCCCGGCAAAACAAGATCCCTCAACCGGTCCGCAGCGTCCCGGGGCCGCGCCCGCTGCTGAGCGCGATCGACAAGATCACCCTGGCCTACTGCGCCTGGATCGTTATCTACATGACGTTCGGCATCTTTCTGGGCCGGGCCAGCCAACCCGGGATCCATTTGCCCCGGCATCTGCTGATCGCGGGGCTGGTGGTGCTGCTGGCCTGGACCGAGAGCAGGATGGAGCTCTCAGCCAAACCCATGCTGCTCAAGGCCTTGCGCTTCTTCCACGGCATCTACCCGGTGGTCCTGTTCACCTATTTTTACAGCTCGCTGCACTCCGTTAGCCTGATCATCTTTCCCGAATGGCTGGATCCTTGGTTCATGGACCTGGACAGCAGGATCTGGGGTTACCTGCCTTCCCTGGAATGGGGACGGAGGTACAGCCAGCCGTTCTTTCAGGAACTGTTCCACTTCGCCTATTTCTGCTACTACCCCATGATCGGCGGCCTGCCCCTGTACCTCTATCTCAAAAACAGGCCTGCTTTCCGGGAGCTGATCTTCAACCTCACCTTCGTGTTTTACGCCTGTTACGTTTTCTACAGCCTCTTCCCTGTGGTGGGAGGCCGTTTCCACACCGAATCCTACCAACTTTCCCAGTCCTTCCGGGGCGGGCTGTTCACCCACATCATGGCTTTCATTTACAACCGCAGCAGCCATTGGGGCGGCGCTTTTCCCAGTTCCCACGTGGCCATCGCCGTCGTGCTCACCATCGCGGCGCTGAAATTCACCCGCAGATGGGGATACGTGTTTGCCGTGGTCTCCGTTTTCCTCTCCGTCGCCACCGTCTATTGCCACTATCACTGGTTCGTGGACGCCGTGGCCGGATTGTTCACCGGAATTCTGGGCTATTTTGCCGCAAACTGGACCCGCCACCAACTGGAGGTTGACCAAGTATCATGA
- a CDS encoding YggS family pyridoxal phosphate-dependent enzyme — MPSIADNLNRERKKIEQTLQRCGRTASEVTLVAVTKTHPVEVVEEALRLGIRHIGENKVQEALRKIPLLSVPPQGFHFIGHLQSNKINNLLSLNPLLIHSVDSLHIARELNRSLGRKNLIQDILVQVNTTAETSKSGVSLANAEEMIWQIAALPCLRVRGLMTIGLMSIDAERTRPYFRQLRELFDQLSRQNIPGVELKHLSMGMSDDFEVALEEGSNMLRLGSALFGQRTPGGAQ, encoded by the coding sequence ATGCCCTCCATCGCGGATAATCTGAACAGGGAGCGGAAAAAGATAGAGCAAACGCTGCAGAGATGCGGCCGGACGGCCTCGGAGGTGACTCTTGTGGCCGTCACCAAGACCCATCCGGTGGAGGTGGTGGAAGAGGCTTTGCGCCTGGGCATCCGCCATATCGGCGAAAACAAGGTGCAGGAAGCCCTGCGCAAGATACCCCTGCTGAGCGTGCCGCCACAGGGATTTCACTTCATCGGCCACCTGCAATCCAACAAGATCAACAACCTCCTGAGCCTGAATCCCTTGCTGATCCATTCTGTGGACAGCCTGCACATCGCCCGGGAACTGAACCGCTCGCTGGGCCGCAAAAACCTGATTCAGGACATCCTGGTGCAGGTGAACACCACGGCCGAAACCAGCAAAAGCGGTGTGAGCCTGGCCAACGCGGAGGAAATGATCTGGCAGATCGCGGCCCTGCCCTGCCTGCGCGTGCGAGGCCTGATGACCATCGGTTTGATGAGCATCGACGCGGAACGAACCCGGCCCTATTTCCGCCAACTGCGGGAACTTTTCGACCAGCTCAGCCGCCAAAACATCCCCGGGGTGGAACTTAAACACCTCTCCATGGGCATGAGCGACGATTTCGAGGTGGCGCTGGAAGAAGGCTCAAACATGCTGCGGCTGGGTTCCGCGCTGTTTGGCCAAAGGACCCCCGGAGGCGCGCAGTGA
- a CDS encoding glycerol-3-phosphate acyltransferase produces the protein MNFLIIALIIVLAYFYGCFSTARMLTKTFRSLNIHKVGTGLADTENIYTHVSRPMGVLVGALDIMKALLFLLVAELLLKLLDAYSPIAGGELLYHRNVMLLYGLAMLVGHCLPVTHRFKGGRGIFTYTGYLLYFTPWPMLIALVLAWLIVVIWKQIRFAQYVIVILPVLLTHVFYAFFPGIREELPGSFVAIIWGIAILMGALNFAVSKKLGEL, from the coding sequence GTGAACTTTCTGATCATCGCCCTGATCATCGTTTTGGCCTATTTCTACGGCTGCTTTTCCACCGCGCGGATGCTCACCAAAACCTTTCGCTCGCTCAACATCCACAAAGTGGGCACCGGCCTGGCCGACACCGAAAACATCTACACCCACGTGAGCCGCCCCATGGGCGTTCTGGTGGGCGCGCTGGACATCATGAAAGCCCTGCTTTTCCTGCTGGTGGCAGAGCTGCTGTTGAAACTGCTGGATGCCTACAGCCCCATCGCCGGCGGAGAACTGCTGTATCACAGAAACGTGATGCTGCTCTATGGACTGGCGATGCTGGTGGGACACTGTTTGCCGGTAACCCACAGATTCAAGGGCGGGCGCGGGATCTTCACCTACACCGGCTATCTGCTCTATTTCACGCCCTGGCCCATGCTGATCGCGCTTGTTTTGGCCTGGTTGATCGTGGTTATCTGGAAGCAGATCCGCTTCGCCCAATATGTGATCGTGATCCTGCCGGTGCTGCTCACCCACGTTTTCTACGCCTTTTTCCCCGGCATCCGGGAAGAACTGCCCGGCTCCTTTGTGGCCATCATTTGGGGCATCGCCATCCTGATGGGGGCGCTGAACTTCGCCGTCTCCAAAAAACTGGGGGAATTGTAA